GCTACAACTAAACAACCATGTGCCACTTGTTTTCCGTCCGAAAAAAGAATAAGCTGGATCGAACCGATGGAATGAAGCGAGTGCGCATGGAAAGTGAAAAAATAAATAACGGTCCCAGTGTCAACGGCGGTGTCGCCATAGGCACTTCCATGCACCTCCGCCTGCGCCTGGCTTTCGAGGTTCCCAGTCTTGCCGCGCTAGTTCTCCCCGTCTCATTGCCGAAACTAATTAAATAACCATGAAACACACCCTCATCCTCCTCACCGCGTTGCGGCTCGCGCCGCTGGCCGGGCTCCACGCCGCCGACGCGCCCGCTGCGCAAACGGCACTCGTCACCGTCCATCCGGAAAAGCCGGGGGTGAAGATCCCCGCGGATTTCCTCGGGTTCAGTTGCGAGAAAAAGATTCTGTCCATCGAATGCTTTCATCCGGGGAATTCGGTGGTGCTAAATCTGTATCGGAACTTGGGTGGCGGGGTGCTCCGCATCGGCGCCAATGAAGTGGAGTCCACCTATTGGTCCCGTACCGGGACGAATCCGCCTTCGGGCATGAAGACCATCGGCTATAACCTGAAACCGGTTACCATCGGCCCGTTATCGGTGGACAATCTTTATGCGTTTGCGAAGCAAAGTGGCTGGCGCGTCATTCACGGTTTGAATTTCGGCGCCAACGACCCGGCCATGGCTGCCGATGAGGCCGCCTACGCGCTGCAGGTCGGCGGGCCGCTGGTGCTGGCCTTCGAGGTTGGCAACGAACCCAACCTGTATCATGAAGGTTCCACTCGGCCGCCAAACTATCGCTATCCCCAATATCGCGCAGAAATTGAGAACTATAATCGGGTCATTTTGGCAAGACTGCCCAAGGCACCGCTGGCCGGACCAGCAACGACCTGGGCTTTCGGTTGGTATAAGGAATATCTGGGGGATTTTAAATCCCGCTTGGCGCTGGCCACCGCTCATACCTATGTACTATCGGCAAAGGAGGAAAATCCGCTGGCCCCCCGGTTCGCCACCGTCGAAAATCTGTTGAGCGCAAAAAGCGCGCAAAATACGGAGAAAAATTGGCTCCCGCAGCTCGAGGCGGCCAGTGCGGCGCACCTCCCGTTCCGCATTGGGGAATGCAACTCGGCCTCGGGTGGCGGCAAGCGCGGCGTCAGCGATGCCTTCGCCTCGGCGCTCTGGAGCACCGATTTCCTTTTTGACGTGGCCGAGCATGGCGGGGCGGGCGTTAATTTTCACGGCGGGTTTGGTTCCCGGCCTGGTTATTCGCCCTTCTGCTTTATCCGCAACCGTTATTCTGCAAACCCGATCTACTACAGCATGTTG
This genomic stretch from Verrucomicrobiota bacterium harbors:
- a CDS encoding glycosyl hydrolase family 79 C-terminal domain-containing protein, which encodes MKHTLILLTALRLAPLAGLHAADAPAAQTALVTVHPEKPGVKIPADFLGFSCEKKILSIECFHPGNSVVLNLYRNLGGGVLRIGANEVESTYWSRTGTNPPSGMKTIGYNLKPVTIGPLSVDNLYAFAKQSGWRVIHGLNFGANDPAMAADEAAYALQVGGPLVLAFEVGNEPNLYHEGSTRPPNYRYPQYRAEIENYNRVILARLPKAPLAGPATTWAFGWYKEYLGDFKSRLALATAHTYVLSAKEENPLAPRFATVENLLSAKSAQNTEKNWLPQLEAASAAHLPFRIGECNSASGGGKRGVSDAFASALWSTDFLFDVAEHGGAGVNFHGGFGSRPGYSPFCFIRNRYSANPIYYSMLLFHQAARGQVVPVECQTPANLTAHAVLGDDHKLRVVLINKDLTNSVVATIMPGTPRTKAEMIRLRAPSVTSTEGVTLAGSAVAEDGTWKPQPGTPVPCANGKCEVSLPAASAALLTLE